The Micromonospora siamensis genome contains the following window.
CCTGCTACCTGGGCGGGCAGGTGGTCGACCACGTCGGGTCCCGTGCCCACCTGTCGGTGGAGCCGGGCGACCCGCTGGGCACCGCCGGTGGTCTGGGCAACCTGCGGGAGTGGATCGCCGGCCGCGGCGTGCTGGTCGGTAACGCCGACGCCTACCTGGCCGATCCGCAGGCGCCGCCGGGCCCGGACGTCGCGGCGCTGCTGGACGGCTGGGACGGGCGCAGCGTACGCCTGCTGGGCCGGCCCGCGACGGACCCGGCGGCCCCGGGGACCTTCGCCGGGCACGAGTTCGTCGGTTTCTCGCTGCTGCCCTGGCACCGGATACGCGAGCTGCCCGCCACCTTCGCCGACCTGGTCCGCACGGTGTGGCGCCCGGCGGAGGCGGCCGGCGAGCTGACCGTGGAGCCCTACCGCGGCACGTTCTACGACACCGGCACCCCGGCCGACTACCTGGCGGCCAACCTGCACGCCGCGGGCGCCGGAAGCCTGGTCGACCCGAGCGCCACCGTGACCGGCCGGGTGGAGCACTCCGTGGTGGGCGCCGGCGCGGTGGTGCACGGCGGGGTCGTCCGCAGCGTGCTCTGGCCCGGTGCCCGGGTCGCCGCGCACGAAGAGCTGACCGACACGATCCGCACCGCCGCCGTCGACCTGGCGACAACTAGCATGAGCGGCGACGCCGACGAACGGAGAAATGTCCAGTGATCACCGCGATCGTGCTGATCGACTGCGCCACCGACTCGATCCCCGAGGTGGCCGAGAACCTGGCCAACCTGCCCGGGGTCAGCGAGGTCTACTCGGTGGCCGGTCACGTCGACCTCATCGCCATGGTCCGCGTCCGGGAGTTCGAGCAGATCGCCGAGATCATCGCCGGCAGCATCTCCAAGGTCCCCGGCGTGCTCAACACCGAGTCCCACATCGCGTTCCGCGCCTACTCCCAGCACGACCTGGAGGAGGCCTTCGCCATCGGGCTGGCCAGCGCGGACTGAGGCGGACGACACGGCGGTGGCCGGCCCACCCCCGCGGGGCGGACCGGCCACCTTCTCGGCCGTACGACGTCAGCTGTTGCTCGGAGCCGGCGTCTCGGTGGTGGTGCCACCCGGGGCCGGCGACTCGCTGGCGCCGCCCGGGGCCGGGGACTCGGTGCCGCCCGGCGTCGCGGTGCCGCCCGGGCTGGGCGAGCCGCTGGCGCTGGTCTGCGGAACCGGGATGCCCAGCTGCTGGGCCAGGGCCACCAGCGCGTCGTAGTGCGCCTGCAGGACCGGCAGCGCGTCCTGGGCCAGCTGGACCACCGACTGCTCGGAGCCCTGCGAGATCTCGGTCTGGGTGGCCTGGATGGCCTGCACGTGACCGGCCAGCTCAGCGGTCACCCACGCCTTGTCGAACTCGGCGCCGCTGAGGTTCTTGAGCTTGTTCAACACCTTCTGCTGGTCGGCGGTGGGACTGTCCGGCAGCTTGACGTTCAACTGCTGCGCGGTGCTCTGCACCGTCTGGTCCAGCTGGGTGTGGTCGGTCACGAACTGGGCAGCCAGATCCTTGACCTGCTGGTTCTGGGCCTTCTGCTGAGCCAGGTTGCCGCTGGCGATCTCCGCCAGGTTCACCTGGTGCACCGCCTGCAGGTACTGGGTGTCCTGCGTGGACGGCTGTGCCGCGGCCTGCGCCGCGGCTGCGGGCGCCAGCCCGACCACCACCAGGGCGGCCAGCAGACCGAGGCGTTTGATACCCAACATCTTTCCCCCCCTTTTTCGTTGGACCGCACGGATACCCGGCTGACCGGGGTTATTCCTGCGATCTCACCCGTCCGGGGTCAGGACCGGGGTCGGATGGGCAGAGCGACCTCCGCCGCGTACTCGTCGGGTTCGGCCCGGTGCCAGTTCTCGAAGTAGACCTCGCGGGGCGGAGACGCGAGTTCCATCCCGTTGTCGGTCAGCCAGCCCCGCACCACGTCGTGTGCCCGCAGGATCGCCGGATAGCCCGCCCGTCCCCTGGTGACCTGGGTGTACGCCTCGCGATGGGCGGAATCGAGCCGCACCCCCACCTGACCGGCCGGCGGCACGACCCGCTCGACGGGCGCGCAGAGTTCCACGGGACCTCGGGTCTCCTCGTCGAGCTGACCGGCGTAGACCACGAAGAGCGGACCGGTCAACGGCACGCCGACGGACCGCAGGTGGGCGAAGAGCGTTCCCGTCATCCGGTCAAGCAGTCCGGGCAGTTCCGACGCGGTCGCCTGACCGCTGACGTGGGCGACGACCCGCTCCGCCACCTCGCGGACCAGCACCGGGTAGTCGGGGGCCGAGCCACCGTCGAAGAGCCGCTTGACGTAGCCGGTCAGGGAACGCCTCACCTCATGCTCGGCGGCGGTGCGCCGCCCGAACCGGCCCACCGCCTCGGCCGCCGCCGCACCGTCCAGCGCCAGCACCTCGGCGATCTCGGTCAACGGCATGCCGACGGCACGCAGCAGCACGATGCGGCGGGCACGGTCGAGCTGAGCCGGGTGGTAGCCCCGGACGCCGGTGCGTGGGTCGACCCGGGCCGGCACGAGCAGACCGCGGGTCTCGTAGAGGCGCAGCGCCTTGAGGCTGAGCGTGGACTGGGCGGCGAACTCGCCGGTCGTGAGGTGGAGCGGAGCCATGCCGCGACTCTCCCGCCTGCCCCAGGGGCAGATGCAACTCGTGGGTGGGAACCGGGAGCCGGACGTACGAAACGGACGTGGCGCCCGCCGGTATCCGGCGGGCGCCACGTCCGCGGCGTTTCGGGGGTACGTCAGCGGCGCTCGCCGCTGGCGATCTCCTCGCGCTCCGGTCGGGGCTCGACCGGCGGGTGACCCGGCGAGACCGGCGCCTCGGCGGGCCGCTCGATCGGGTAGAAGAAGCCCCGGATGGCGGGCCCGAGGGCACCGAGCCGGTTCATCTTCTTCGGCACCACCCAGCCGACGTAGTCCAGCTCACCGTGACCGTCGTGGTCCGCCGCGGCCAGCGGCTGGTGGACCTCGACGAACCGGCCGTCCGGCAGCCGCTTGATGATGCCGGTCTCCACGCCGTGGGCCAGCACCTCCCGGTCGTGCTGCTGGAGGCCGAGGCAGAGCCGGTACGCGACGTAGTACGCCAGCGGCGGGACCACCAGCAGGCCGATCCGGCCCGCCCAGGTCATCGCGTTCAGGCTGATGTGGAACTTGTCGGCGATCACGTCGTTGCCGCCCGAGAGGGTCAGCACGATGTAGAAGGCCACCGCCATGGCGCCCACCGCGGTCCGGGCCGGAACGTCCCGGGGCCGCTGGAGCAGGTTGTGGTGCTTGTAGTCCTTGAGCTGACGGGCCTCGAGGAACGGGTACATCGTCGACAGGCCCACCAGGATGCCGGGCAGCACGACCGTCGGCCAGAACAGCGGCGGGATGACGTACCCGTCGCCGATCGGGATGTTGATCTGCCAGGCCGGCATGAGTCGGGTCGAGCCGTCGAGGAACATGACGTACCAGTCGGGCTGGCTGGCCGCGGAGACCACCCACGCCTCGTACGGGCCGAAGTACCAGATCGGGTTGATCTGGAACAGGCCACCCATCAGGGCGATCACGCCGAAGACGACCATGAAGAAGCCGCCCTGCTTGAGCGCGTAGCGCGGGAACATCCGCTCGCCGACCACGTTCTCGTTGGTCCGGCCGGGGCCGGGCCACTGGGTGTGCTTCTGCTTGAAGACCAGGCCCAGGTGGGCGCTGATCAGGGCGACCAGCAGACCCGGGATGAGCAGCACGTGGGCGATGAAGAACCGGCTGATGATGATCTCACCCGGGAACTCGCCACCGAAGATCGACGAGGTCAGCCAGGAGCCGATCACCGGGATCGAGAGCATGATGCCGGAGGCGATCCGCAGACCGGTGCCGGACAGGCCGTCGTCCGGCAGCGAGTAGCCGGTGAAGCCGGCGAGGAAGCCGACCCAGAACAGCAGCGAGCCGATGATCCAGTTCGTCTCACGCGGCTTGCGGAACGCGCCGGTGAAGAAGACCCGCATCATGTGCACCACGATCGCGGCCATGAACAGCAGCGCCGCCCAGTGGTGCATCTGCCGCATGATCAGGCCACCCCGGACGTCGAACGACAGGTCCAGGCTGGAGGCGTACGCGGCCGACATCGGCGTGCCCCGCAGCGGGGCGTAGCTGCCGTTGTAGACGACCTCGGTCATCGCGGGCTCGTAGAAGAAGGTCAGGAAGACACCGGTCATCAGCAGCACGACGAACGAGAAGAGCGCGATCTCGCCGAGCAGGAACGACCAGTGGTCGGGGAAGACCTTGTTGAGCAGCTTGCGCAGCGGGGTGGCTACCTGGAAGCGGTCGTCCACCGCCCCGGCGGTCTTGGCCGGCAGCGCGGCCGCATCGAACTTTCGGCGCTTCATGGCCGCTCCCAGAAGTCGGGACCGATGGTTTCGGTGTAGTCGGACTTCGCCACGAAGAAGCCCTCCTCGTCCACCTCGATCGGCAGCTGGGGCAGCCGCCGGCTCGCCGGGCCGAAGATCGGCCGGGCGTTGTCGGTGATGAGGAACTGCGACTGGTGGCACGGGCAGAGCAGCCGGTTGGTCTGCTGCTCGTAGAGGCTGGCCGGGCAACCGGCGTGCGTGCAGATCTTGGAGAACGCCGCGTAGTTGCCCCACATGTAGTCGCCGTGGCCGACGCGGGCGTTCGCCTCCCGGGACTTCTGCGCGTCGTCCTCGCGGAGGTGGATGAGCAGGGTCGGCGAGTCGGCGTGCTTGTTGCTCACCCCGTGCGGGATGCCGGGGAACACGGTGAGCTGGCCACCGGCGCTGACGTCGGCCGGGCGGATCGGCCGGCCGTCCTCACGGATGAGCCGGATCCGCCCGCCACCCTCGGCCGGCGCGAAGCCGGTGGTGAACATCTGGTTGTTCTTGTGCGGGTTGGAGATCAGGCCACCGACCAGCGGGGCCGCGGCGACCGCGCCCACCGGCAGCAGGCCGGCGACCAGCGAGACGCCGAGCAGCGGCCGGCGCTTCACACCCAGCTCGTCGGCCAGGTAGAGCATGGTCTCGCCGGTGATCTTCCGGTCCTCCGCGGGGCCCGGCTGGTCGTGCCGGTCCTGGATCGAGACCTCCTTGGGCAGCAGCTTCTTGCCCCAGGTGAGGATGCCGAAGCCGACACCGAGCAGGGCCAGGCCCAGGGTGAGGCCGAGCAGCGGGGTGTAGAGCTTGTCACCACCCCGGCCGGCCTCCCACTTCCACGGCCACCAGATGTAGATCACCAGGAAGGCCGTCGCGGCCGCGCCGGTGAGCAGGAACATCAGGGCGACCGTACGGGTCAGGCGGCGCTCCGCCTTGCTGCCCGGGACGACCTGCTCCTCGTAGTGGACGATCTCGATGTCGTCCCGGCGCGCGCCCTCCTGGACGATGTCGAACCGGGACGCGCGGGGGTCGTTGACGTCGAGCGGCTCCCGACCCTGCGGGGTCTGGTGCTCGGTGTGGATGCTCATGCCGCCACCTCGTTACGGGCGGTGCCGGTGCACGGCACCACGGCAATGGTACGCAGGATCTGCTCGGTCACGACTTGCCCGCAATCCACAGGCTCGCGAAGACCAGCGCGACGATGCCGATCAGGAAGATCGCCAGGCCCTCGGTGGAGGGGCCGTACCGGCCCAGGTTGAACCCGCCCTGGTCCTGGTCGTGCTTCAGGGTCTCCTGGATGTAGGCGATGATGTCCGCCTTCTGCTCCGGAGTGATCTGGTTGTCACCGAAGACCGGCATGTTCTGCGGGCCGCTCAGCATGGCGGCGTAGATCTGCCGGTCGCTGGCCGGCTTGAGGCTCGGGGCGTACTTGCCGGAGGAGAGCGCGCCACCGCCACCGCCGAAGGCGTGGCACTGCGAGCAGTTGATCCGGAACAGCTCGCCACCGGCGGCCATGTCGGCGTTGCGGTGCAGGTCGTTGCCGGCCGGCACCTGCGGGCCGCCGCCGAGTTCCTGGATGTACTGGCCGAGCTGGCGGACCTGCTCGTCGGTGAAGACCGGCGGCTTGCGCATCGCCTGGGCCTCCTGGCGGGCCATCGGCATCCGCCCCGAGCCCACCTGGAACTCCACCGAGGCGGAGCCGACCCCGACCAGGCTGGGGCCACGACCCTCGACGCCCTGCGCGTTACGACCGTGGCAGGTCACGCAGCTCACGTCGAACAGCGCCTTGCCCTCGGCCGCGGCGCCGGTCAGCGGCGGATTCTCCTGCGCCTGCACTCCGGGGGCGAAGACGGTGTAGGCGCCGCCGGCCAGCGTCAGCGCGGCGATCAGCCGGACCGCGGCGCCCAGCCGGCGGCGGCCCCTGCTGCGCGCCGCGGGCCGCCCGCGCAGCCGCGCGAGCAGACCGCCTCGGCGGTCGTTGTCAGAAGTCATGACCTGTGTCCTTAACCGGGTTGGACCTTGTCTCAGGGGACGGAGCAGCGGCGCGGTTCGTGACGCGCCAAGATCACTGAAGCCAGTAGATCATGGCGTAGAGCCCGATCCACACGACGTCGACGAAGTGCCAGTAGTACGACACCACGATCGCCGAGGTCGCCTGGGCCGGCGTGAACCGGCCCATGGTCGTGCGGACCATGAAGATGATGAAGGCGATGAGACCGCCGGTCACGTGCAGGCCGTGGAAGCCGGTGGTCAGGTAGAACATCGACCCGTAACCGTCTCCGTTGATCTTCACGCCCTCGTGCACCAGCGTCCGGTACTCGTTCGCCTGGCCGAGCACGAAGATCAGGCCCATCACGAAGGTGATCGTGAACCACCGCCGCAGGGCGTGGACGTCACCCTTCTCGGCCGCGAAGACACCGAGCTGGCAGGTCACCGAGGACAACACCAGGATCACCGTGAAGGTGGTCGCGTACGGGATGTTGAGGACCTCGGTGTGCTTCTCCCACTGCTCCGGCGCCGCCGCGCGGATCGAGAAGTACATCGCGAACAGCGCCGCGAAGAACATGAGTTCGCTGGAGAGCCACACGATCGTCCCGACGCTGACCATGTTGGGACGCGTCAGGGAGTGGATCCGGCTCTTGTCAATGGCTGGGGCCGCAGTCACGCCGTCATTATTGCCCTTGACCGGCGCGAGCGATCAGCGGGGTGGCAAACCCGCGCCATACCCGGCCCGATCGTGGCGGTCCGGTTCGCCTGGCCTAGCCTGAAAAGCGTGCTGCACGTCGATTCGATCTTCGCCGCCACCTCGGCCGGGACCTCCGCGTTCGCCGCCGGGGGCGCCGGCACGCCGCCGCCGTTCACCGTGGCCCGGGTCTTCACCGAGTGGGAGCTGGACAGCTGGCTCGCCCTGGGCCTGGTGGTGGCCGCCGGGCTCTACCTCTACGGGGTGCACCGGTTGCGGCTGCGCGGCGACCGCTGGCCGGTCTCCCGGACGGTGTTCTTCCTCGGCCCGGGACTCGGCGGGATCGCCGCCGTCACCCTCTCCGGCCTGGGCGCGTACGACACCACGCTGCTGTCGGTGCACATGGTGCAGCACATGGTGCTCTCCATGATCGCGCCGATCTTCCTCGCCATCGGCGCCCCGGTCACCCTGGCGCTGCGCACCCTGCCGGTCCGGCCGCGCAAGCGGCTGCTGGCGGTCGTGCACAGCCGGCTGGCCCGGATCTACACGTTCCCGCTGGTGGCGTTCGCCATCTTCGTGGCCAACCCGTTCGTGCTCTACTTCACCGACCTCTACCGGTACACCCTCGAGCACGCCTGGGCGCACGAACTGGTGCACGCCCACTTCATCGCGACCGGCTGCGTCTTCTTCTGGCCGCTGCTCGGCCTCGACCCGCTGCCGGGCCGCTGGCCGTACCCGGGCCGGGCCCTGCTGATGCTGCTCTCGGTGCCGTTCCACACGGTGCTCGGGCTCACGATCATGCAGAGCACCACGCTCTTCGGCGGCGACTGGTACCCGTCGCTCGGGCTGACCTGGTCCGACCCCTGGGACGACCAGGTGGTGGCCGGCGGAGTCCTCTGGGCCGGCGGCGAGTTCGTCAGCGTGACCATGCTCGCCGTGCTGGTGGTCCAGTGGATCAAGCAGTCCGAGCGGGAGGCCCGCCGGCTCGACCGCGAGCTGGACCGGCAGGAGGCCCGCGAGCGCGCCGCGGCGGCCGCCGCCGAGCCGGCCTGACGGGCGGGCGTCGTCCTCGTCACACCGGACCGCTACGATCAGCGGGCAGCTACGAGGTGGGAGCCAGCCAGCGATGAGCGATCGTCTTTGCACCGTCCTGCTCTACAGCGACGACCCGCAGGTCCGTGACCGGATGCGGCTGGCCGTCGGCACCCGGCCCGCGCCCGGGCTCCAGATCGAGTTCGTCGAGGCCTCCGACTACGCCGAGTGCGTCCGGCTGGTCGACGACTACGAGATCGACCTGCTGCTGCTCGACGGCGAGGCCAGCCCGGGCGGCGGCATCGGGATCGCCCGCCAGATCAAGGACGACCGGGACGACGCCCCGCCCACCTGCGTCGTGATCGCCCGGGCCGCCGACCGATGGCTCGCCGCGTACGCGCAGGTCGAGGCCACCCTGGTCCACCCGCTCGACCCGGTGACCACCGGCACCACCGTCGCGGGCCTGCTGCGCGCGCACGCGCCGGCCTGATCCGCTCCGGCGGGCGTCCGCCGCCCGCTCCCCCGCGCCACCGGCACCGTCGCCGGTGGCGTCGGTGTCCCACCCGCATCCACGCCCGCTCGGGAGGCCCGCCATGGGCGAACGAACCTGGCCGCACCTGCTCAACGCGCTGCTGCGCGGCGAGGAGCTCTCCACCGCGGACACCGCCTGGGCGATGGACGAGATCATGACCGGCGCCGCCACCCCGGCCCAGGTCTCCGCCTTCGCCGTCGCGCTGCGCGCCAAGGGCGAGACGCCGGCCGAGCTGGCCGGCCTGGTCGAGGCGATGCTCGGTCGCGCCGTCGAGGTGCGCCTCCCCGAGGAGCTGCGCCGGACCGCGTTGGACGTGGTGGGCACCGGCGGTGACCTCGCCCACACCGTCAACATCTCCACCATGACCGCGCTGGTGGTGGCCGGCGCCGGCGTACGCGTGGTCAAGCACGGCAACCGGGCGGCCTCCTCGCTCTGCGGCACGGCCGACCTGCTGGAGTTCCTCGGCGTCCCGCTGGACCTCGGCCCGGAGCAGGTGGCCCGGTGCGTGGCGGAGGCGGGGATCGGCTTCTGCTTCGCCGCCCGCTTCCACCCCGGCATGCGGCACGCCGGCCCGGTACGCCGCGAGATCGGCGTGCCCACCGCCTTCAACTTCCTCGGCCCGCTGACCAACCCGGCCCGCCCCCGGGCCGGCGCGGTCGGCTGTTTCGACCTGCGGATGGCGCCCGTGATGGCGGCGGTCTTCGCCGCCCGCGGCGACTCCGTGGTGGTGATGCGCGGCGAGGACGGCCTCGACGAGTTCAGCACCGCCGCGCCGACCCGGCTCTGGGTGGCCCAGCAGGGGGTCGTGAGAGAGGCGCTGCTGGACGCCACCGAGCTGGGGGTGCCCCGGGCCACCCTCGCCGACCTGCGGGGCGGAGACGCCGCGTACAACGCCGACGTGGCCCGCCGGCTGCTCGCCGGGGAGACCGGTCCGGTACGCGACGCCGTGCTGGTCAACGCGGCCGTGGCGCTGGCCACCCAGGGCCCGCTGGACGGCGACCTGACCGACGCGCTGCGGGCCGGGATGCGGCGGGCGGCGGAGTCCGTCGACTCGGGGGCGGCGGCAGCCGCCCTGGACCGCTGGATCGAGGTCGCCCGGTCGCTCTGACCCGGTTGCCTGGCTCCCGAGGCTCCTGAGCTGCGCGGACGCCGGGCAGACCGGCGGCGTCGGGAGTCGTGTCGGACCCGCGTGCCAAACTACATGCGAGTAGTTCCCGCCGGCCGCGAACGCGGTGGCGCCCCGCCGATCCCCGATCGGCCGGACGGCTCCGGGCGGGACCGCCAGCGAGAGGAGACGCCCGTGTCGGACCGCGAACTGCACTGCGACAACTGCGAGGGCGTTCAGACGTTCGAGACGCCGCCCTGCGTCGACGGCCACGGTGCCGACTGTCCCGAGCTGGTCTGCACCGGCTGCGGCACCGCTGTGCTGATCGCCACGTTCGCCTTCCCGGCGCCGCGCCTCGCCGACCGCCGCCCGGCACGACGGGCCGCCCCGCACCGCCGGGCCGCCTGAGCCCTGCGCCGCACCACCCGCACCGCCGCGCTGCCTGAGGGCCGCCGAGCCCTGCGCCGCACCACCCGCACCGCCGCGCTGCCTGAGGGCCGCCGAGCCCTGCGCCGCACCACCCGCACCGCCGCGCTGCCTGAGGGCCGCCGAGCCCTGCGCCGCACCACCCGCACCGCCGGGCCGCCTGAGGCCGCCGAGCCCTGCGCCGCACCACCCGCACCGCCGGGCCGCCTGAGGCCGCCGAGCCCTGCGCCGCACCACCCGCACCGGTCGGTGCGTCCAGTCGCGCCACGGCAGCGCCTGGGCCGCCCACGGCACCTCGCCGGGGAACAGAGGTCCACCGGGACTGAGGCCCACCGGGGACAGCGGTCTATCGGTGGCTACCGACCTGAGAGCACGGATGACTCACCGAAGGCTCCAGCGGCCGCACGACGCACAGCCGTCGGCACTGCGGTGCTCTGCCGGCTCCTCCGGACCGCAAGGTCGTGCTCGATCCTGGTTGTAGTGGCCTCCTCGGGCCCACGAGACCACTACAACCAGGATCGAGTGCCATCAGGGTGTCGCCCTGGCGACGAGTGACCTGTGGACCGAGACCACCACCCGTGGGCACCCCGACATGCCGCAGAACGCGGCCACCGCCCCCTCGAAGACCCCGATATGCCGCACTCGGCGGCCCAGCTGGAGCCGGGACCCAGGGGTGGCCGGCGACAGGGCGGCCACGGGCCGTCCCGCTCGGTACGGCGAAAGGCCCGCCTCCCGAGGGAGGCGGGCCTTTCACGGGGAACGGGTCGGAGTCAGTGCTCCGCGGTGCGGCGGGTGCCGGTGTAGTACTCGAAGAGCAGGCCGCAGGCGGCGAACACGACCGCCACCAGGCCGAGGCCGAGCAGCCAGAACTGCCAGAACACCAGGCCGAGACCGGCGACCGCGGCGGCCAGCGCCAGCCCGAAGGGCCAGTAGCTGCCCGGGCTGAAG
Protein-coding sequences here:
- a CDS encoding sugar phosphate nucleotidyltransferase; translation: MAGPGWRAAVPVCAVVLAAGEGTRLRPLTERLPKALCPVGNVPLLDRALHRLAGLGLTGPAQVAVNACYLGGQVVDHVGSRAHLSVEPGDPLGTAGGLGNLREWIAGRGVLVGNADAYLADPQAPPGPDVAALLDGWDGRSVRLLGRPATDPAAPGTFAGHEFVGFSLLPWHRIRELPATFADLVRTVWRPAEAAGELTVEPYRGTFYDTGTPADYLAANLHAAGAGSLVDPSATVTGRVEHSVVGAGAVVHGGVVRSVLWPGARVAAHEELTDTIRTAAVDLATTSMSGDADERRNVQ
- a CDS encoding Lrp/AsnC family transcriptional regulator → MITAIVLIDCATDSIPEVAENLANLPGVSEVYSVAGHVDLIAMVRVREFEQIAEIIAGSISKVPGVLNTESHIAFRAYSQHDLEEAFAIGLASAD
- a CDS encoding DUF4142 domain-containing protein; amino-acid sequence: MLGIKRLGLLAALVVVGLAPAAAAQAAAQPSTQDTQYLQAVHQVNLAEIASGNLAQQKAQNQQVKDLAAQFVTDHTQLDQTVQSTAQQLNVKLPDSPTADQQKVLNKLKNLSGAEFDKAWVTAELAGHVQAIQATQTEISQGSEQSVVQLAQDALPVLQAHYDALVALAQQLGIPVPQTSASGSPSPGGTATPGGTESPAPGGASESPAPGGTTTETPAPSNS
- a CDS encoding MerR family transcriptional regulator, whose product is MAPLHLTTGEFAAQSTLSLKALRLYETRGLLVPARVDPRTGVRGYHPAQLDRARRIVLLRAVGMPLTEIAEVLALDGAAAAEAVGRFGRRTAAEHEVRRSLTGYVKRLFDGGSAPDYPVLVREVAERVVAHVSGQATASELPGLLDRMTGTLFAHLRSVGVPLTGPLFVVYAGQLDEETRGPVELCAPVERVVPPAGQVGVRLDSAHREAYTQVTRGRAGYPAILRAHDVVRGWLTDNGMELASPPREVYFENWHRAEPDEYAAEVALPIRPRS
- the qcrB gene encoding cytochrome bc1 complex cytochrome b subunit; translated protein: MKRRKFDAAALPAKTAGAVDDRFQVATPLRKLLNKVFPDHWSFLLGEIALFSFVVLLMTGVFLTFFYEPAMTEVVYNGSYAPLRGTPMSAAYASSLDLSFDVRGGLIMRQMHHWAALLFMAAIVVHMMRVFFTGAFRKPRETNWIIGSLLFWVGFLAGFTGYSLPDDGLSGTGLRIASGIMLSIPVIGSWLTSSIFGGEFPGEIIISRFFIAHVLLIPGLLVALISAHLGLVFKQKHTQWPGPGRTNENVVGERMFPRYALKQGGFFMVVFGVIALMGGLFQINPIWYFGPYEAWVVSAASQPDWYVMFLDGSTRLMPAWQINIPIGDGYVIPPLFWPTVVLPGILVGLSTMYPFLEARQLKDYKHHNLLQRPRDVPARTAVGAMAVAFYIVLTLSGGNDVIADKFHISLNAMTWAGRIGLLVVPPLAYYVAYRLCLGLQQHDREVLAHGVETGIIKRLPDGRFVEVHQPLAAADHDGHGELDYVGWVVPKKMNRLGALGPAIRGFFYPIERPAEAPVSPGHPPVEPRPEREEIASGERR
- the qcrA gene encoding cytochrome bc1 complex Rieske iron-sulfur subunit; this translates as MSIHTEHQTPQGREPLDVNDPRASRFDIVQEGARRDDIEIVHYEEQVVPGSKAERRLTRTVALMFLLTGAAATAFLVIYIWWPWKWEAGRGGDKLYTPLLGLTLGLALLGVGFGILTWGKKLLPKEVSIQDRHDQPGPAEDRKITGETMLYLADELGVKRRPLLGVSLVAGLLPVGAVAAAPLVGGLISNPHKNNQMFTTGFAPAEGGGRIRLIREDGRPIRPADVSAGGQLTVFPGIPHGVSNKHADSPTLLIHLREDDAQKSREANARVGHGDYMWGNYAAFSKICTHAGCPASLYEQQTNRLLCPCHQSQFLITDNARPIFGPASRRLPQLPIEVDEEGFFVAKSDYTETIGPDFWERP
- the qcrC gene encoding cytochrome bc1 complex diheme cytochrome c subunit translates to MTSDNDRRGGLLARLRGRPAARSRGRRRLGAAVRLIAALTLAGGAYTVFAPGVQAQENPPLTGAAAEGKALFDVSCVTCHGRNAQGVEGRGPSLVGVGSASVEFQVGSGRMPMARQEAQAMRKPPVFTDEQVRQLGQYIQELGGGPQVPAGNDLHRNADMAAGGELFRINCSQCHAFGGGGGALSSGKYAPSLKPASDRQIYAAMLSGPQNMPVFGDNQITPEQKADIIAYIQETLKHDQDQGGFNLGRYGPSTEGLAIFLIGIVALVFASLWIAGKS
- the ctaE gene encoding aa3-type cytochrome oxidase subunit III, whose amino-acid sequence is MTAAPAIDKSRIHSLTRPNMVSVGTIVWLSSELMFFAALFAMYFSIRAAAPEQWEKHTEVLNIPYATTFTVILVLSSVTCQLGVFAAEKGDVHALRRWFTITFVMGLIFVLGQANEYRTLVHEGVKINGDGYGSMFYLTTGFHGLHVTGGLIAFIIFMVRTTMGRFTPAQATSAIVVSYYWHFVDVVWIGLYAMIYWLQ
- a CDS encoding cytochrome c oxidase assembly protein translates to MLHVDSIFAATSAGTSAFAAGGAGTPPPFTVARVFTEWELDSWLALGLVVAAGLYLYGVHRLRLRGDRWPVSRTVFFLGPGLGGIAAVTLSGLGAYDTTLLSVHMVQHMVLSMIAPIFLAIGAPVTLALRTLPVRPRKRLLAVVHSRLARIYTFPLVAFAIFVANPFVLYFTDLYRYTLEHAWAHELVHAHFIATGCVFFWPLLGLDPLPGRWPYPGRALLMLLSVPFHTVLGLTIMQSTTLFGGDWYPSLGLTWSDPWDDQVVAGGVLWAGGEFVSVTMLAVLVVQWIKQSEREARRLDRELDRQEARERAAAAAAEPA
- a CDS encoding response regulator; amino-acid sequence: MSDRLCTVLLYSDDPQVRDRMRLAVGTRPAPGLQIEFVEASDYAECVRLVDDYEIDLLLLDGEASPGGGIGIARQIKDDRDDAPPTCVVIARAADRWLAAYAQVEATLVHPLDPVTTGTTVAGLLRAHAPA
- the trpD gene encoding anthranilate phosphoribosyltransferase, whose amino-acid sequence is MGERTWPHLLNALLRGEELSTADTAWAMDEIMTGAATPAQVSAFAVALRAKGETPAELAGLVEAMLGRAVEVRLPEELRRTALDVVGTGGDLAHTVNISTMTALVVAGAGVRVVKHGNRAASSLCGTADLLEFLGVPLDLGPEQVARCVAEAGIGFCFAARFHPGMRHAGPVRREIGVPTAFNFLGPLTNPARPRAGAVGCFDLRMAPVMAAVFAARGDSVVVMRGEDGLDEFSTAAPTRLWVAQQGVVREALLDATELGVPRATLADLRGGDAAYNADVARRLLAGETGPVRDAVLVNAAVALATQGPLDGDLTDALRAGMRRAAESVDSGAAAAALDRWIEVARSL